Proteins co-encoded in one Coriobacterium glomerans PW2 genomic window:
- the ettA gene encoding energy-dependent translational throttle protein EttA, whose product MAEFIYQMYQARKAHGDKVILDDVTLSFYPGAKIGVVGPNGMGKSTLLKIMAGIEDVSNGDARLSPGYTVGILEQEPALDEEKTVIENVRMAFSDMLANIERFNRIGEEMSEPDADFDALMAEMGSLQDEIDAADAWDIDSRLGVAMDALQLPDSDARVHQLSGGERRRVALCRLLLEAPDLLLLDEPTNHLDAESVLWLEHFLQGYAGAVLAVTHDRYFLDNVAEWICEVDRGHLFPYKGNYSTYLETKAARIAAQGKRDARLAKRMEAELEWVRSSPRARQAKSRARLERYEQMEAAARESQKLDYADIRIPVGPRLGSKVLVAEHLVCAVGDRVLIDDLSFSLPRNGIVGVIGPNGVGKTTLFKTIMGLVPMSAGTLDIGETVKISYVDQMREGIDPNLSLWEVVSNGDDFMMVGETEVPSRAYVASFGFKGPDQQKSAGVLSGGERNRLNLALTLKQGGNLLLLDEPTNDLDVETLSSLEAALLEFPGCSVVISHDRMFLDRVATHILAWEGTDERPGSWHWFEGNFQAYQENRIERLGEDAARPHRIHRKLTRD is encoded by the coding sequence ATGGCGGAGTTCATCTATCAGATGTATCAGGCGCGCAAGGCGCACGGCGACAAGGTCATCTTGGACGATGTGACGCTGTCATTTTATCCGGGAGCCAAGATCGGCGTTGTCGGTCCCAACGGAATGGGCAAGTCCACGCTGCTCAAGATCATGGCGGGGATCGAGGACGTATCGAACGGCGATGCCCGACTGAGTCCTGGCTATACCGTCGGGATCCTGGAGCAGGAACCGGCGCTCGATGAGGAGAAGACCGTCATCGAGAACGTGCGGATGGCTTTTTCAGACATGCTCGCCAACATCGAGCGCTTCAACCGCATCGGCGAGGAGATGTCTGAGCCCGACGCGGACTTCGACGCCCTCATGGCCGAGATGGGTTCCCTGCAAGATGAGATCGATGCCGCCGACGCATGGGATATCGACAGCAGGCTCGGCGTCGCCATGGACGCTCTGCAGCTTCCCGATTCCGATGCTCGCGTGCACCAGCTCTCGGGCGGTGAGCGTCGCCGTGTGGCACTATGTCGGCTGCTGCTCGAAGCACCCGACCTGCTGCTGCTTGACGAGCCCACGAACCATCTCGACGCCGAGTCGGTGCTCTGGCTCGAACACTTCTTGCAGGGCTACGCCGGCGCGGTGCTCGCCGTCACCCATGATCGATATTTTCTGGACAATGTCGCCGAGTGGATCTGCGAGGTCGATCGAGGCCATCTGTTCCCCTACAAGGGCAATTATTCGACCTACCTGGAGACGAAGGCGGCGCGCATCGCCGCGCAGGGCAAGCGCGACGCCCGTCTCGCCAAGCGCATGGAGGCGGAGCTGGAGTGGGTAAGATCGAGCCCCAGAGCTCGTCAGGCGAAGAGCCGAGCGCGCTTGGAGCGCTACGAGCAGATGGAGGCCGCGGCCAGGGAGTCCCAGAAGCTCGACTACGCGGATATCCGGATCCCCGTGGGGCCGCGCCTCGGCTCGAAGGTGCTCGTCGCCGAGCATCTCGTCTGCGCCGTCGGCGATCGCGTTCTTATCGATGATCTGAGCTTCTCGCTGCCGCGCAACGGCATCGTGGGTGTGATCGGCCCCAACGGCGTCGGCAAGACCACGCTGTTCAAGACGATCATGGGTCTGGTGCCCATGAGCGCGGGCACCCTCGACATCGGGGAGACGGTCAAGATCTCCTATGTGGATCAGATGCGCGAGGGGATCGATCCGAATCTCAGCCTGTGGGAGGTCGTCTCCAACGGAGATGACTTCATGATGGTCGGCGAGACGGAGGTACCGAGTCGCGCCTATGTCGCGAGCTTCGGCTTCAAAGGGCCCGACCAGCAGAAATCTGCCGGAGTGCTGTCCGGAGGGGAGCGCAACCGCTTGAATCTCGCGCTCACCCTGAAGCAGGGCGGCAACCTGCTCCTGCTTGACGAGCCCACCAACGACCTCGATGTCGAGACGCTCTCCTCGCTCGAGGCGGCGCTGCTGGAGTTTCCCGGCTGCTCGGTCGTCATCAGTCATGATCGCATGTTTCTGGATCGTGTGGCGACGCATATCCTCGCTTGGGAGGGCACCGATGAGCGTCCCGGGTCGTGGCACTGGTTCGAGGGCAACTTCCAAGCGTATCAGGAGAATCGCATCGAGCGCTTGGGTGAGGACGCCGCACGTCCCCATCGGATCCATCGCAAGCTCACGAGGGACTAA
- a CDS encoding glycosyltransferase — protein MSETTTSIDGTQPDADSQTVSDMPSRTDSIEGLALIVVTYKRQELLAKLIDSICALNRAPWRIIVVDNEHSEQTRAMVADLAARACARWGTDVEHPDEAGGTDRVVYAPQRDNLGGAGGFSAGIGLAWELGARWFWVMDDDVSVMPDAIELLAPWTREHLVIQGSRLDYDGSPFYWQYRFINSLGIPNPIAPAAFGPEGYRPMNTLCFEGGLFARCIVDRIGLPDPRFFIYFDDAIYGYLASKVTDPIVCADLILQRTRDIAHWNIANVRQLNGTSDMNRYHIMRNRGYMARYFREHGDYNRLLFGVGTAATFAKEIIRLVAVDRTFKSGLTALLKGMRDARRIYRDRTWEAMPPLATPAADEQPGEQQRTGIRS, from the coding sequence GTGAGTGAGACCACGACCTCCATCGACGGCACGCAGCCGGACGCAGATTCGCAGACGGTATCGGACATGCCGAGTCGCACCGACTCCATCGAGGGCTTGGCCCTCATCGTCGTCACGTACAAGCGACAGGAGCTGCTCGCGAAGCTCATCGACAGCATCTGTGCTCTCAACCGAGCCCCTTGGCGCATCATCGTGGTGGACAATGAGCACTCCGAGCAGACGCGAGCAATGGTAGCGGACCTCGCCGCGCGCGCCTGCGCCCGCTGGGGCACAGATGTCGAGCACCCCGATGAGGCGGGTGGCACCGACCGGGTCGTCTACGCGCCGCAAAGGGACAATCTCGGTGGCGCGGGCGGCTTCTCAGCCGGCATCGGGCTGGCCTGGGAGCTCGGAGCGAGATGGTTCTGGGTCATGGACGACGATGTTTCAGTCATGCCCGATGCCATAGAGCTGCTCGCCCCCTGGACCCGGGAGCACCTTGTCATACAGGGCTCACGGCTGGACTATGACGGCAGTCCGTTCTACTGGCAGTACCGCTTCATCAACAGTCTGGGCATCCCCAACCCGATCGCACCGGCGGCCTTCGGTCCGGAGGGCTACCGCCCTATGAACACCCTGTGCTTCGAAGGGGGGCTGTTCGCCCGGTGCATCGTCGACAGAATCGGTCTGCCCGACCCGCGCTTCTTCATCTACTTCGATGATGCGATCTACGGCTATTTGGCCTCGAAGGTCACCGACCCCATCGTGTGCGCCGATTTGATCCTGCAGCGAACGCGCGACATCGCGCACTGGAACATCGCCAACGTGAGGCAGCTCAACGGCACCTCGGATATGAACCGCTACCACATCATGCGCAACCGGGGCTACATGGCGCGTTACTTTCGAGAGCACGGCGACTACAATCGCCTCCTGTTCGGCGTGGGCACGGCAGCCACCTTCGCCAAGGAGATCATCCGTCTCGTCGCCGTCGACCGCACGTTCAAAAGCGGCCTTACAGCACTGCTCAAGGGCATGCGCGATGCGCGCAGGATATACCGTGACCGGACGTGGGAGGCGATGCCGCCTCTCGCCACGCCGGCCGCAGACGAGCAGCCCGGCGAGCAGCAGCGTACGGGGATCCGGTCATGA
- a CDS encoding tRNA threonylcarbamoyladenosine dehydratase — MSKRETNTIQPQTAIQESATSKLEIIMGVEGLARLHDATVMVFGCGGVGSNCIEALARGGVGRLVIVDRDVVSASNINRQAIAFHSTIGRRKIDVMADMIRDINPSIDVVAFDTFVLADNLEALIEHAVDASAGRIDFAVDAFDTVSTKLAIADFAQRSGLNLISSMGGGNKLHPECLRIADIHETLNCPLSRVMRKECRRRGIHHLRVLYSCEVPVPTRARAGATRRDRSDLGTASFMPPIMGQMIAGEVIRQISGVGVRAANGSHLALARRSGSGRAQGSARR, encoded by the coding sequence ATGAGCAAGCGGGAAACGAATACCATTCAGCCGCAGACGGCGATCCAAGAGAGCGCCACATCGAAACTCGAGATCATCATGGGCGTCGAGGGGCTTGCGCGGCTGCATGACGCCACCGTCATGGTCTTCGGCTGCGGAGGGGTGGGGTCCAACTGCATCGAGGCGCTCGCGCGCGGCGGCGTCGGCAGACTTGTGATCGTGGATCGCGATGTGGTATCCGCGAGCAACATCAACAGGCAGGCCATAGCATTTCACAGCACGATCGGCAGACGCAAGATCGATGTCATGGCCGACATGATAAGAGACATCAATCCTTCCATAGACGTGGTCGCCTTCGACACATTCGTACTCGCCGACAACCTCGAGGCGCTCATCGAGCACGCGGTCGATGCATCCGCAGGACGGATCGACTTCGCGGTCGATGCCTTCGACACCGTCTCCACAAAGCTCGCCATCGCCGACTTCGCCCAGCGCAGCGGTCTCAATCTGATCAGCAGCATGGGCGGAGGCAACAAGCTGCATCCGGAGTGCCTGCGCATCGCCGATATTCACGAGACGCTCAACTGCCCGCTGTCGCGCGTGATGCGAAAGGAATGCCGCCGCCGCGGCATCCATCATCTGCGCGTCCTGTACTCATGCGAGGTGCCGGTGCCCACCCGGGCGAGGGCGGGTGCAACCAGGCGGGACCGATCCGATCTCGGCACCGCGAGCTTCATGCCGCCCATCATGGGCCAGATGATCGCCGGCGAGGTGATCCGACAGATCTCCGGTGTCGGAGTTCGAGCGGCCAATGGGAGTCATCTCGCGCTCGCTCGCCGCTCCGGCAGCGGACGAGCGCAGGGAAGCGCACGCCGATGA
- a CDS encoding TatD family hydrolase, with protein sequence MTGRYDMHCHLSLMANSREVAEGAQERDINMLAVSVTPADAAAAHRQLDGCARVRTGLGLHPWWLADGRCGETEIARFMEAVRDARFIGEIGVDAGRKCAGTQEMQLDVLTRMAAAVRDRDIGRRVLSIHAVRSAGAVLDVLERFELTSRHACIFHWFTGSSDELVRARSAGCYFSINERMLATKRGREYARTIPVGSLLLETDAPPVLGETYAAELIDESLARSLASISTLRGIPAADLEARIESTSSEVLGM encoded by the coding sequence ATGACGGGGCGCTATGACATGCATTGCCATCTGAGTCTCATGGCGAACAGCCGCGAGGTCGCCGAGGGAGCGCAGGAGCGCGATATCAACATGCTCGCGGTCTCAGTGACACCCGCGGACGCCGCGGCGGCCCACCGTCAGCTCGATGGATGCGCGCGCGTTCGCACAGGGCTCGGTCTGCACCCTTGGTGGCTCGCTGACGGTCGCTGCGGCGAGACCGAGATCGCACGGTTCATGGAAGCCGTACGCGATGCACGCTTCATCGGGGAGATCGGAGTGGATGCCGGCAGGAAGTGCGCCGGCACCCAGGAGATGCAGCTCGATGTCCTGACGCGCATGGCCGCCGCAGTGCGCGATCGCGACATCGGTCGCCGGGTGCTATCGATTCATGCGGTCCGCTCGGCCGGGGCCGTTCTCGATGTGCTCGAGAGATTCGAGCTGACCTCGCGACACGCCTGCATTTTTCACTGGTTCACCGGCAGCTCCGATGAGCTGGTGCGCGCACGCAGCGCAGGGTGCTATTTTTCCATCAACGAGCGCATGCTCGCGACGAAGCGCGGGCGGGAGTACGCGCGCACCATTCCCGTGGGCAGCTTGCTGCTCGAAACCGATGCGCCTCCCGTGCTCGGAGAGACCTATGCAGCCGAGCTGATCGACGAATCGCTTGCCAGGAGCCTGGCATCGATATCAACGCTTCGAGGGATCCCGGCAGCAGACCTGGAGGCACGTATCGAGTCGACGAGCTCTGAGGTTCTCGGCATGTGA